In Anaerostipes hadrus ATCC 29173 = JCM 17467, a single genomic region encodes these proteins:
- a CDS encoding YibE/F family protein: MEKAVSWKKILILAIAVCLFAGIIVKCNQFQKTPLASYKGQKYEKAVVTKIIKDNLAEDGSRYGTQKVLVKITTGTYKGKEKQAINPSGTLFGADCKVGARIIVIVNKSGTNAGFTVYSQDRTMAIYGFALIFAAVVCAIGGKKGVYAILSLVFAFACIIGIMFPMMYRGISPIVLTIIVAVLTTIVTLGLLGGYSGKTVSAILGTAIGVVIAAVAAMAFGKAAGITGYNVSDIEALNYVGQNTKIKIGELLFAGIIISALGAVMDVGMSIASTIQEIYETDKTLSMKRLFVSGINVGRDMMGTMTNTLIFAYVGGAMTTLVINYAYDLSYRQLANSYVIGIEIMQGLSGSLGVVLTVPITALIASFLAVRKK; this comes from the coding sequence ATGGAAAAAGCAGTATCATGGAAAAAAATCTTGATTCTCGCAATAGCAGTGTGTTTATTTGCAGGGATCATAGTCAAATGCAATCAGTTTCAGAAAACGCCATTGGCATCTTATAAAGGACAAAAATATGAAAAAGCAGTTGTAACAAAGATCATAAAAGATAATCTTGCAGAAGACGGAAGTCGTTATGGAACGCAGAAAGTTCTGGTCAAAATAACAACGGGAACCTACAAAGGAAAAGAAAAACAGGCGATCAATCCGAGCGGAACTTTATTTGGAGCGGACTGTAAAGTAGGAGCAAGGATCATCGTGATCGTAAATAAAAGTGGAACAAATGCAGGATTTACCGTATATAGTCAGGACCGTACCATGGCAATCTATGGATTTGCGTTGATCTTTGCGGCAGTGGTATGTGCGATCGGCGGGAAGAAAGGCGTTTATGCTATTTTGAGCCTTGTATTTGCGTTTGCATGTATTATCGGTATTATGTTCCCAATGATGTATCGGGGAATTTCACCGATCGTGTTGACGATCATTGTGGCAGTGTTGACAACGATCGTAACATTAGGACTTCTTGGTGGATATTCGGGCAAAACAGTGTCCGCGATCCTTGGAACAGCGATCGGAGTCGTGATCGCAGCAGTGGCAGCGATGGCATTTGGAAAAGCAGCAGGGATCACGGGGTATAATGTATCGGATATCGAAGCATTGAACTATGTCGGACAAAATACAAAGATAAAGATCGGAGAATTGCTTTTTGCCGGAATCATCATTTCAGCATTAGGAGCCGTCATGGACGTTGGTATGTCCATTGCATCTACGATTCAGGAAATTTATGAAACAGACAAAACACTGTCCATGAAACGACTTTTTGTATCAGGAATCAATGTTGGAAGAGATATGATGGGAACGATGACGAATACACTGATCTTTGCTTATGTGGGAGGTGCAATGACAACATTAGTGATCAATTACGCATATGATCTAAGCTACAGACAGTTAGCGAACTCTTATGTGATCGGAATTGAGATCATGCAAGGACTATCTGGAAGTCTTGGTGTTGTATTAACAGTACCGATCACAGCATTGATCGCATCATTTCTTGCAGTGCGCAAAAAATAA
- the aroF gene encoding 3-deoxy-7-phosphoheptulonate synthase has product MIIILKKQAEEAKINALKKEMEEQGLGIHESEGVNTRILGLVGDTSVVDMRHIMANSIVENVQRIQEPYKKANRKFHPNDTVVDVNGVKIGGGNFQVIAGPCSIETKEQITEVANDVKNSGAGLLRGGAFKPRTSPYSFQGLHGEGLELLLEAKKATGLPVVTEIMDASHLPLFEDVDLIQVGARNMQNFELLKELGKINKPILLKRGLAATIEEWLMSAEYIMAGGNENVILCERGIRTYETAMRNTLDLSAIPMIKKKSHLPVMVDPSHATGIRDMVEPMALAAIAAGADGLMVEVHNDPAKALCDGPQSLTPEQFDTLMKKVNKTREFFQAL; this is encoded by the coding sequence ATGATTATTATTTTAAAGAAACAGGCAGAAGAAGCAAAGATCAACGCATTAAAGAAAGAGATGGAAGAGCAGGGACTGGGAATCCACGAATCCGAAGGTGTTAACACAAGGATCCTTGGATTAGTGGGAGATACATCTGTTGTAGATATGCGTCATATCATGGCAAACAGCATCGTTGAAAATGTACAGCGTATTCAGGAGCCATACAAGAAGGCCAACAGAAAATTTCATCCAAACGATACAGTTGTTGATGTAAACGGAGTAAAGATCGGTGGTGGAAACTTCCAGGTGATCGCAGGACCATGTTCTATTGAGACAAAAGAACAGATCACAGAAGTCGCAAACGATGTGAAGAATTCTGGTGCAGGATTATTAAGAGGAGGAGCTTTCAAGCCAAGAACTTCCCCATACTCTTTCCAGGGACTTCATGGAGAAGGATTAGAATTATTATTAGAAGCTAAGAAAGCAACAGGACTTCCAGTTGTTACGGAGATCATGGATGCAAGTCATCTTCCATTATTCGAAGATGTGGACCTGATTCAGGTTGGAGCAAGAAATATGCAGAACTTTGAATTATTAAAAGAATTAGGAAAGATCAACAAACCAATCTTATTAAAACGAGGACTTGCAGCAACGATCGAAGAATGGTTAATGAGTGCAGAATACATTATGGCAGGTGGAAATGAAAATGTAATCCTTTGTGAGAGAGGAATCCGAACATACGAAACAGCCATGAGAAATACATTAGATCTTTCTGCAATCCCTATGATCAAGAAGAAATCCCATCTTCCAGTCATGGTAGATCCATCTCACGCAACAGGAATCAGAGATATGGTAGAGCCAATGGCATTAGCAGCGATCGCAGCTGGGGCCGATGGATTAATGGTAGAAGTTCATAATGATCCAGCCAAAGCATTATGTGATGGACCACAGTCACTGACACCAGAACAGTTTGATACATTGATGAAGAAGGTAAATAAGACAAGAGAATTCTTTCAGGCATTATAA
- the pth gene encoding aminoacyl-tRNA hydrolase yields the protein MKVIVGLGNPGKKYDNTRHNIGFEALDYIADKEGISINTGKHKALIGTGYMGGEKVLLVKPQTFMNLSGESLRPIMDFYKLEPEDFIIIHDDIDLDVGRLRIRRKGSAGGHNGLKSIISHLGSMDFPRVKIGVGEKPKGYDLADYVLGHFTKEEQAIFAERFDEVYDAVQLIVMGDITEAMNRHNKKK from the coding sequence ATGAAAGTAATCGTCGGACTGGGGAATCCGGGAAAGAAATATGACAACACAAGACACAATATTGGATTTGAAGCCCTTGATTATATTGCAGACAAAGAAGGCATAAGTATAAATACAGGGAAACACAAAGCATTGATCGGAACTGGTTATATGGGAGGAGAAAAAGTCCTTCTTGTGAAACCACAGACATTTATGAACTTAAGCGGGGAAAGTCTTCGCCCAATCATGGATTTCTATAAATTAGAGCCAGAAGATTTTATCATTATTCATGATGATATCGACCTTGATGTTGGAAGACTGCGTATCCGAAGAAAGGGAAGTGCAGGGGGACATAATGGACTGAAAAGTATCATCAGTCATTTAGGAAGTATGGATTTCCCAAGGGTGAAGATCGGTGTTGGAGAGAAACCAAAAGGATATGATCTGGCAGATTATGTATTAGGACATTTTACGAAAGAAGAACAGGCAATCTTTGCGGAACGTTTTGATGAAGTGTACGATGCAGTACAGCTGATCGTTATGGGCGACATCACAGAAGCGATGAACCGCCACAATAAGAAAAAGTAG
- the mfd gene encoding transcription-repair coupling factor yields MLEHILKDDPVYRQLKDEVEDYCGPVLVSGCTDTAKWHLTSLIGNHKKKQFKIIIVPDENKARQWVEASHFFGEKVQYIPAKDPLFYTADVHGNAIARDRMLAIKKIVDDKCGTFVMTIDAVMDQVVPLSDIKNHKMTFKMGETLEEATIAEEFVARGYEKAPFVEAPGEFAVRGGIIDIFPYTQESPYRIELWGDEIDSIRSFDKESQRSIEEVDALTIYPASEIILNQPRIEHGLRNMEEDYEKLSQKFKKEKKYDQEARLRKEMDRVREELRELHMLIGVEGYLPYFYENTECILDYFPEESMIYMDEPKHIRERADAFYLEFSESMKSRLEGGYLLPKQANTVTDYESILYQIEKHKMLCYSILSAEINDFRVARTLFMDTKSIQSYNNSFEQLVKDLTKYQSKDYRIVVASPSVTRAKRLSSDLRENGLVVTYDKDLKYGVEAGQIVVTAGKLLTGIEYPAAKWVLISEGDIFKGREEKKRRKKEKKKQGEKIRSFADINIGDYVVHEKHGVGIYRGIEKITTDGVEKDYISIEYQGGDNLFILASALDQIAKYASANARKPKLHKLGGNEWKKTKTRVKGQVKDIAEELVQLYALRQAKEGYVYDKDSVWQKEFEELFPYDETQDQLNAIDDTKRDMESKKIMDRLICGDVGYGKTEVAIRAAFKAVDNGKQVAYLVPTTILAQQHYNTFAQRFHDYPITVRMMSRFCTAKEQKETIEGLKNGTVDVVIGTHRLLSKDMQYKNLGLLVIDEEQRFGVTHKEKIKTMKKDVDVLSLSATPIPRTLHMSLIGIRDMSVLEEPPHDRRAIQTYVMEYNEELVKEAVYREMTRGGQVYYVYNRVNNIAEVTAELQRLLPDAKVAFAHGQMKERELEEIMMGFMNHEIDVLVSTTIIETGLDIPNVNTMIIHDANQLGLSQLYQLRGRVGRSNRNAFAFLMYKKNTLLKETAEKRLQAIREFTDLGSGYKIAMRDLEIRGAGNLLGQAQSGHMEAVGYDLYCKMLNEAVLRLKGELKDEDEFDTTLDLDINAFIPSTYVYNEYQKLELYKRISSIESEDEMEDMTDELIDRFGEMPKAVHNLLYVAYLKSLAHHAYMTDVKQKGEKVSFEMKPDAAVDVEKIPAILEEYKRELSFQAGKNPTFVLDLSKTKKVKQLEKIEHCVNSLNSLIIR; encoded by the coding sequence GTGTTAGAACATATATTAAAAGACGATCCGGTATACAGACAATTAAAGGATGAGGTCGAAGATTACTGTGGCCCGGTTCTTGTATCAGGATGCACCGATACAGCCAAATGGCATCTGACCAGTCTGATCGGAAATCATAAGAAAAAGCAATTTAAGATCATCATCGTACCAGACGAGAACAAAGCAAGACAATGGGTTGAGGCAAGTCATTTCTTTGGAGAAAAGGTTCAGTATATTCCAGCAAAAGATCCATTATTCTATACAGCCGATGTTCATGGAAATGCAATCGCAAGAGACCGTATGCTGGCAATCAAGAAGATCGTGGATGACAAATGTGGAACCTTTGTGATGACGATCGATGCTGTGATGGATCAGGTTGTTCCATTAAGTGATATTAAGAATCATAAGATGACGTTTAAAATGGGAGAGACACTGGAAGAGGCAACGATCGCAGAAGAATTTGTTGCCAGAGGCTACGAAAAAGCACCATTTGTTGAGGCTCCAGGCGAGTTTGCTGTGCGAGGAGGAATCATTGATATTTTCCCATACACGCAGGAAAGCCCATATCGTATCGAACTATGGGGAGATGAAATTGATTCGATCCGAAGTTTTGATAAAGAAAGCCAAAGATCCATCGAAGAAGTCGATGCTCTGACCATTTATCCGGCATCAGAGATCATTTTAAATCAGCCAAGGATTGAACATGGTCTTCGAAATATGGAAGAAGATTATGAGAAGTTATCACAGAAGTTTAAAAAAGAAAAAAAATATGATCAGGAAGCCCGCCTAAGAAAAGAAATGGACCGTGTTCGTGAGGAATTAAGGGAACTTCATATGTTGATCGGAGTAGAAGGTTATCTCCCATATTTTTATGAAAATACAGAATGCATCTTAGATTATTTTCCAGAAGAAAGCATGATCTATATGGATGAACCAAAACATATCAGAGAACGTGCAGATGCATTTTATCTGGAATTCTCAGAGAGTATGAAAAGCCGTCTGGAAGGTGGGTATCTTTTGCCTAAACAGGCAAATACGGTGACAGATTATGAGAGTATTTTATATCAGATCGAGAAACATAAGATGCTATGTTATTCGATCTTATCTGCTGAGATTAATGATTTTAGAGTTGCTAGAACCTTATTTATGGATACAAAATCCATTCAGTCTTATAACAACAGTTTTGAGCAGTTAGTCAAAGATCTTACCAAATATCAGAGTAAGGACTACAGGATCGTTGTTGCTTCTCCATCTGTTACAAGAGCGAAACGTCTAAGCAGTGATCTGAGAGAAAATGGTTTGGTTGTGACATATGATAAGGACTTGAAATATGGAGTGGAAGCAGGGCAGATTGTTGTCACAGCAGGAAAGCTTCTGACAGGAATTGAATATCCGGCAGCCAAATGGGTATTGATCTCAGAAGGAGACATTTTCAAAGGAAGAGAAGAAAAAAAGCGCCGAAAGAAAGAGAAGAAAAAACAAGGAGAAAAGATCCGAAGTTTTGCAGATATCAATATCGGTGATTACGTTGTTCATGAAAAACATGGAGTCGGTATTTACCGCGGAATCGAAAAGATCACAACAGATGGGGTTGAAAAAGACTACATCAGTATTGAATATCAGGGCGGTGATAATTTATTTATTTTAGCATCAGCCCTAGACCAGATTGCAAAATACGCAAGTGCAAATGCAAGAAAGCCGAAACTTCATAAATTAGGTGGAAATGAATGGAAGAAGACGAAAACACGTGTCAAAGGTCAAGTCAAAGATATTGCGGAAGAACTCGTGCAGTTATATGCACTAAGACAGGCAAAAGAAGGATATGTTTATGATAAGGACTCTGTATGGCAGAAAGAGTTTGAAGAATTATTTCCATACGATGAAACGCAGGATCAGTTAAATGCGATCGATGATACGAAAAGGGATATGGAAAGCAAGAAGATCATGGACCGACTGATCTGTGGAGATGTCGGGTATGGCAAGACAGAAGTAGCGATCCGTGCAGCATTTAAGGCAGTAGACAATGGAAAACAGGTGGCGTATCTCGTACCAACCACGATCCTTGCACAGCAGCATTACAATACATTTGCACAGAGATTTCATGATTACCCGATCACCGTACGCATGATGTCCAGATTCTGCACAGCAAAAGAGCAGAAAGAGACGATTGAAGGACTCAAAAATGGAACGGTAGATGTCGTGATCGGAACGCATCGCTTATTGTCCAAAGACATGCAGTATAAGAATCTGGGACTGCTCGTAATTGATGAAGAACAGCGTTTTGGAGTGACACATAAAGAAAAGATCAAGACAATGAAAAAAGATGTCGATGTCTTATCCTTATCTGCTACACCAATTCCAAGAACCCTGCATATGAGTCTGATCGGAATCCGTGACATGAGTGTATTAGAAGAACCACCGCATGACCGAAGAGCGATCCAGACATATGTTATGGAATATAATGAAGAACTGGTCAAAGAAGCGGTCTACCGCGAAATGACACGTGGCGGGCAGGTATATTATGTGTATAACCGCGTCAATAATATTGCAGAGGTGACAGCCGAATTACAGAGATTGCTTCCAGATGCGAAAGTTGCATTTGCACATGGACAGATGAAAGAACGCGAACTGGAAGAGATCATGATGGGATTTATGAACCATGAGATCGATGTATTGGTATCTACAACAATCATCGAGACAGGACTAGATATTCCGAATGTAAATACAATGATCATTCACGATGCCAACCAGCTTGGACTGTCCCAGTTGTATCAGTTAAGAGGACGTGTCGGAAGATCGAATCGAAATGCATTTGCATTTTTGATGTACAAAAAGAACACACTGTTAAAAGAAACCGCAGAAAAACGATTACAGGCGATCCGGGAATTTACAGATCTTGGATCCGGTTATAAGATCGCAATGCGAGATCTGGAGATCCGCGGAGCAGGAAATCTTTTGGGACAGGCACAATCCGGTCATATGGAAGCAGTTGGATACGATCTGTATTGCAAGATGCTGAATGAAGCAGTCTTGAGATTAAAAGGCGAATTAAAAGACGAGGATGAATTTGACACAACACTCGATCTCGACATCAATGCATTTATTCCATCAACGTATGTGTATAATGAATATCAAAAACTGGAATTATACAAACGTATTTCATCCATTGAATCCGAAGATGAAATGGAAGATATGACAGATGAGTTGATCGACCGTTTTGGGGAAATGCCGAAAGCAGTCCACAATCTGTTATATGTTGCATATTTGAAATCATTAGCTCACCACGCTTATATGACAGATGTGAAACAAAAAGGAGAAAAAGTCTCATTTGAAATGAAACCAGATGCAGCCGTGGATGTAGAAAAAATCCCAGCGATATTAGAAGAATACAAACGTGAATTATCCTTCCAGGCAGGCAAGAATCCGACGTTTGTACTGGATCTGTCAAAGACAAAGAAAGTGAAGCAGTTAGAAAAGATTGAACATTGTGTGAACTCGCTCAATTCATTGATAATCCGATAA
- a CDS encoding peptidylprolyl isomerase, which yields MKKLAKKLLCLTAVLALTLSLFTGCKSKNEKTLFEYAGQEVTFQEAHVYARIMQYQAEAQYGAYFGDSMWSMQVGTDSKGKKITMQQSVKDSVINQLKQIKVLAAHADDYNVKLTKSEKKQIKESVTAFAKDSTGKKVMKKTEADKDMIQKLYEESTIASKVMQAIIKKANVTVTDDEAKTVKVYKLVFTTKTTDSKTGKEKDMTAAEKKDQLKKAKSALKMIKKGQSISSVAKKFSVNSDNEESYTKGKAALGTKFETAAAKLKKNQVSGVVELDDAYVIIKMLNPNDTTAAASNKSTLLQEKQQAAYEKVYKKWTKDADKKWDDKKSVDQDLWKEVKFKYKATTASTAATTTTTTAAKNTTTAAKNK from the coding sequence ATGAAGAAATTAGCAAAGAAGTTGCTATGTTTAACTGCAGTTCTTGCGTTAACTCTTTCTTTATTTACAGGATGTAAAAGCAAGAATGAGAAGACATTATTTGAATATGCAGGACAAGAAGTAACATTCCAGGAAGCACATGTATATGCAAGAATCATGCAGTATCAGGCAGAAGCTCAGTACGGAGCATACTTCGGAGACAGCATGTGGTCTATGCAGGTCGGAACAGACAGCAAAGGAAAGAAGATCACAATGCAGCAGTCTGTCAAAGACAGCGTTATCAACCAGTTAAAACAGATCAAAGTTTTAGCAGCACACGCAGACGACTACAACGTGAAGTTAACAAAATCTGAGAAGAAGCAGATCAAAGAAAGCGTAACTGCCTTCGCAAAAGACTCAACAGGTAAGAAAGTCATGAAGAAGACAGAAGCAGATAAAGATATGATCCAGAAACTGTACGAAGAAAGCACGATCGCAAGTAAAGTTATGCAGGCGATCATCAAGAAAGCAAACGTTACAGTAACAGATGACGAAGCCAAAACTGTCAAAGTCTACAAACTTGTTTTCACAACAAAGACAACAGACAGCAAGACAGGAAAAGAAAAAGACATGACAGCCGCTGAGAAGAAAGATCAGCTAAAGAAAGCAAAATCCGCATTAAAGATGATCAAGAAAGGTCAGAGTATCAGCTCTGTAGCTAAGAAGTTCAGCGTAAACTCTGACAACGAAGAATCCTATACAAAAGGAAAAGCTGCATTAGGAACAAAATTCGAAACAGCAGCAGCAAAACTTAAGAAGAACCAGGTAAGCGGAGTCGTAGAATTAGACGATGCATACGTGATCATCAAGATGTTAAATCCAAACGACACAACAGCAGCTGCATCAAACAAATCCACACTGCTTCAGGAAAAACAGCAGGCAGCATACGAGAAAGTCTACAAGAAGTGGACAAAAGATGCTGACAAGAAGTGGGATGACAAGAAGTCTGTAGATCAGGATCTGTGGAAAGAAGTTAAGTTTAAATATAAAGCTACAACAGCATCTACAGCAGCAACAACAACTACTACAACAGCAGCTAAGAACACAACAACAGCTGCGAAGAATAAATAA
- a CDS encoding DeoR/GlpR transcriptional regulator, producing the protein MISLGGEIRHNSLTTPGQIAESNLNSFQLDCAFIGVNAVDEEGNIFLGSMAEASIVRLLCHMVPEIYFLADETKLMKKDFIYICQLGKGRNLITNPSISEKCIHTYEQLGACVITE; encoded by the coding sequence ATAATTTCTCTGGGTGGAGAAATACGTCATAATTCACTTACTACACCTGGTCAGATTGCCGAATCGAATCTGAATTCATTCCAGCTTGACTGTGCTTTTATTGGAGTTAATGCTGTTGATGAAGAAGGAAATATCTTTTTAGGAAGTATGGCTGAGGCATCAATTGTACGCCTGCTCTGTCACATGGTTCCTGAAATCTATTTTCTCGCAGATGAAACCAAACTTATGAAGAAAGATTTTATCTACATCTGTCAACTTGGAAAAGGTCGCAATCTTATTACGAATCCTTCAATCTCAGAAAAATGCATTCATACATATGAACAACTCGGTGCCTGTGTAATCACGGAATAA
- a CDS encoding phospho-sugar mutase, with protein sequence MNYKETYQEWLSNPYFDEDTKKELTAIENDENEIKERFYADLAFGTAGLRGIIGAGINRMNIYVVRKATQGLADYILEQGTDKKRVAIAFDSRHMSPEFADEAARTLAANGIKAFIFESLRPTPELSFAVRHLDCIAGINVTASHNPPQYNGYKVYWEDGAQFTDPHASGVTAKVNAITDISTCKTMSKEDAVTAGLYEVIGKEVDDAYIAEVEKQVINQASIDEMASKLKIVYTPLHGTGNLPVRRVLDDLGFKNVYVVPEQELPDGDFPTVSYPNPEAKEAFALGLALAKEKDADLVLATDPDADRLGVYVKDAKSGEYIPLTGNMSGSLLCEYVLSQKKEKAGSLPADGAVVKSIVTTNLVDEIAKAYNVKLIEVLTGFKWIGKEILGFEQSGKGTYLFGLEESYGCLIGTYARDKDAVSATVALCEAAAYYATKGKTLWDVMIDMYEKYGYCVDSITAMDFPGLEGMDKMKAMLANLRENPLKDIAGYKVLKIRDYSKDTVLDVESGNVEPTGLPASDVLYYELEGGAWVCVRPSGTEPKIKFYYGVKASSMDEAQVESAKFAEWAKAQA encoded by the coding sequence ATGAACTACAAAGAAACTTATCAGGAATGGCTTTCTAATCCTTATTTTGATGAAGATACAAAAAAAGAATTAACAGCTATCGAGAACGATGAAAATGAAATCAAAGAACGTTTTTACGCAGATCTTGCATTTGGTACTGCTGGACTTCGTGGAATCATCGGTGCTGGTATCAACCGTATGAATATTTATGTTGTAAGAAAGGCTACTCAAGGATTAGCTGATTATATCTTAGAACAGGGAACAGATAAGAAACGTGTTGCTATCGCATTTGATTCAAGACATATGTCTCCTGAATTCGCTGACGAAGCAGCCCGCACTCTTGCTGCTAACGGAATCAAAGCATTTATCTTCGAATCCTTACGTCCAACACCAGAATTATCATTTGCCGTAAGACATTTAGACTGTATCGCTGGTATCAACGTAACAGCCAGCCATAACCCACCTCAGTACAATGGATACAAAGTATACTGGGAAGATGGTGCTCAGTTTACAGATCCTCATGCTTCAGGTGTTACAGCGAAAGTTAATGCGATCACTGACATTTCAACTTGCAAGACAATGTCTAAAGAAGATGCCGTAACTGCAGGTTTATATGAAGTGATCGGTAAAGAAGTTGATGACGCTTATATCGCAGAAGTTGAAAAACAGGTGATCAACCAGGCTTCCATCGATGAGATGGCTTCCAAATTAAAGATCGTTTATACTCCTCTCCATGGAACAGGTAATCTTCCAGTACGTCGCGTACTTGACGATCTTGGATTTAAGAATGTATATGTTGTTCCAGAACAGGAACTTCCAGATGGTGACTTCCCAACAGTCAGCTATCCAAACCCAGAAGCAAAAGAAGCATTTGCATTAGGTCTTGCTCTTGCCAAAGAAAAAGATGCTGATCTTGTTCTTGCTACTGACCCTGATGCTGACCGTTTAGGTGTATATGTAAAAGATGCTAAGAGCGGAGAATATATTCCTTTAACAGGTAATATGTCTGGTTCTTTATTATGCGAATATGTATTAAGCCAGAAGAAAGAAAAAGCTGGATCTCTTCCAGCAGATGGTGCTGTTGTTAAATCTATCGTTACAACAAACCTTGTCGATGAGATCGCGAAGGCTTACAATGTGAAGCTGATCGAAGTATTAACTGGATTCAAATGGATCGGTAAAGAAATCCTTGGATTTGAGCAGTCTGGAAAAGGTACATATCTGTTCGGATTAGAAGAAAGCTACGGATGCCTGATCGGTACATATGCAAGAGATAAAGATGCTGTTTCTGCTACAGTTGCTCTTTGTGAAGCTGCTGCTTACTATGCAACAAAAGGTAAGACATTATGGGATGTTATGATCGACATGTATGAGAAATACGGATACTGCGTAGACAGCATCACAGCAATGGACTTCCCAGGATTAGAAGGTATGGATAAGATGAAAGCTATGCTTGCTAATTTACGTGAAAACCCATTAAAAGATATCGCTGGTTATAAAGTTCTTAAGATCCGTGATTACAGCAAAGATACTGTTCTTGATGTAGAAAGTGGTAACGTAGAACCTACAGGACTTCCTGCTTCTGACGTTCTTTACTATGAACTTGAAGGTGGAGCTTGGGTTTGCGTTCGTCCTTCTGGTACAGAACCTAAGATCAAATTCTACTATGGTGTGAAAGCTTCTAGTATGGATGAAGCTCAGGTTGAAAGTGCTAAATTTGCTGAGTGGGCTAAGGCTCAGGCATAA
- a CDS encoding phosphotransferase, giving the protein MIVEINKNLFLIVHVLLSEISSVYPIYTFMASFYHIPSLIFISLEVEHKGGSMLNEKYQALLDQYDISVSHTRRGRGCVLCFGENDVYALSQTSLSEERLCAVSEWTLAMHDHHFYKTDQYILNKDGYFLTFDRYYETFALRKTYLGTECDIHALKDIRSSAENLASFHNHCLAISFSSENLRKYTSISTYYEQKYLELKSIARYIRKRKKKGIFEYLFLEQTKAFWEQMERSIQILNETTPSRRGWCHGAYNHHNIIMTSSAPATIHFEHFYHGYPILDVYYFLKKALEKNNYNFAFCETFLSNYDRFMPLSKDDLLCLYGLFLFPEKFWKISNQYMAHKKHWISPRYIEKLEEFIHNKEARSIFLEKYVQIYNVFS; this is encoded by the coding sequence ATGATTGTTGAAATTAATAAAAATCTTTTTCTCATAGTTCATGTACTCCTTTCTGAGATAAGTTCAGTATATCCTATTTATACTTTCATGGCAAGTTTCTATCATATTCCTAGTCTTATTTTCATATCATTAGAGGTAGAACATAAAGGAGGATCTATGTTGAACGAAAAATATCAGGCACTACTGGATCAATATGATATTTCTGTCTCTCATACTCGACGGGGCCGAGGCTGTGTTTTGTGTTTTGGGGAAAATGATGTCTATGCTTTATCCCAGACTTCTCTATCAGAAGAACGTCTTTGTGCTGTTTCTGAATGGACTTTGGCAATGCATGACCATCATTTTTATAAAACCGACCAGTACATTTTAAATAAAGACGGATATTTTCTTACTTTTGACCGGTATTACGAAACATTTGCGCTTAGAAAAACTTATTTGGGTACGGAATGTGATATTCATGCTTTAAAAGATATCAGATCTTCTGCAGAAAATCTCGCAAGCTTTCATAATCATTGTCTTGCTATTTCTTTTTCATCTGAAAATCTTAGAAAATATACATCCATTTCCACATATTATGAGCAAAAATATTTGGAATTAAAAAGCATTGCACGTTACATACGCAAACGCAAAAAGAAAGGGATTTTTGAATATTTATTTTTGGAACAGACGAAAGCCTTCTGGGAACAGATGGAGCGTTCCATCCAAATCTTAAATGAAACCACACCTTCTCGCCGTGGATGGTGTCATGGGGCTTATAACCACCATAATATCATCATGACATCCTCTGCCCCTGCTACGATCCATTTTGAACATTTTTACCATGGATATCCAATTCTGGATGTTTATTATTTCCTAAAGAAGGCACTTGAGAAAAATAATTATAATTTTGCCTTTTGTGAAACCTTTTTATCAAACTATGACCGCTTTATGCCTTTGTCAAAAGATGACCTTTTATGCCTGTATGGATTGTTTTTATTTCCGGAAAAATTCTGGAAGATCTCGAATCAGTATATGGCACACAAAAAACATTGGATTTCTCCACGATATATCGAGAAATTAGAGGAGTTTATTCACAATAAAGAAGCTCGCTCGATTTTCCTCGAAAAATATGTACAAATTTATAATGTTTTTTCATGA